A segment of the Triticum urartu cultivar G1812 chromosome 1, Tu2.1, whole genome shotgun sequence genome:
GAATATTTATAACAAGCTTAAATTGGCAACCCATCAAATAAGAAATTATCTAGGTGCAAAAGTTTATTCCATAGTTATCAACATACCAAAATAACCAATATAGACGATATGCTAAAAAATCAGTAATGAAATAGGGTCGCTTGGAGGATGATTGACACTTTCTTTGGAAGTTGAGAAAATGAGAAATTTGGATGGTTATCTAATTGGGGTGGAAATTAGAATTTGAATATAATTTTGGTTGCTAAAACATTTTTTATTGAGAGTAACTAATGCTGCATTTTTAAGTACTTAAAAATACCTGGAAAAGCATAAGTTGTAAATCCACTTGCTTTCCATTGTAGGTAGAAACCGGAGATATTCTTGCCCCAACTCCAATGTGAGGTACAGTTTGCACAAAACCTTGGCAATGAAAATCCATGCAAGACTTATGGTTGTTCCCCAGCTGTCCATTTGAAAATAATGTTCAAAAGGTATTATGTTCTTTTTCTCATATACTTATTATAGAGATTATTTAGTTACAAGTAATATTATCCGTCACCCTTTAATAAGACCTTAATACATACCCAAATAATATGGAACCTAGCAAAGCTGTCTCCAAAAGTTTGTGATACCTGAAAAGTAATCCAATGAAAATAATCTTAGTACCTTTATATGATTGATGTATGTCTAGACTCACCATTGTATCTTTCTAATAATACGTAATGTAGAATGAGAACAATTAACTTATAGTTTGTTTGCAAATGAAGATTTTTGTTAAAAATACTAATATGAGGCAATATCAAACATATATTGGTAAACCTATTTTTGTATGTAGATATAAGAAAATGTACTAAGGGTAATGTTAGGCTTAATATCTAGGGATTAAATCATACTTTTATTTTCCATGATGAATTGGCATTATCTTAACTCAGGTCCCTCGTGCCTACATATCACTAGCTATATATAGTACACTACACTAGTTGTAGATGTGACTTCTCTCACCTTTGCTATGATTCAGCCGGATATTAGAAACTAAGTTTATATTATGTCATTATTTTGAGGTCATCCTATGTTTTTAAGGGGTGAACAAAAAATATTTATTAATGTATATTATATCTTGAAATTGGTATAACCATATCAACATACTAGATTTCAAAATGTATAGTTATGTAGTTGATTAATTGTATTGTTATATACGTTCCTCGAGGTTTGTTGAAACATTTGATATGTATGTAACATGCGTATTCATATAGTAGATATATTTCCAATGCAATATGATCCCACTGAAAAAATGGAGTACATGAAATTGACCATAATAAATATGGAAGTACCAACATAAAAATATAATATAGTAGATATAtttatattatatatataatgtacatGAAACGGGCCAGAATAAATATAAAAGTACCAACATGAAAAATGCTATAAGAAATCACAGTTTCCATTTTGTTTCATCATGCATACCATTGAACCAACTACAATGGCCTCAAGAGGACCATCCTCACCATGCATGAGAGTAAGTACTTGTGAACTAAAATCTCCATGTCCTTTCACTTGTGGCTCATAAATGTTAAGTGTTACTCGTGCACCATATATATCACCTTCGGTCTTGATCCCAGCTATCTGAATATGATGGCATAATTATAAGAACTTTATCAAACCTCTCTATGAATAAGATCTATGGAATACATTTCCTCTTTGCCACATGGTAAATGAATCAATTATGCATCATCAATAAGACTTAATTCAATGGGACATCTAATTGTTCAAGCCTTCATGTGGACGTAATAAGTTATGCATGCAACAGTATTACTATTAATGTAACTAAAGTAATATAAATATTAACAATTATTATTTTAGGTTAGAAAGAATACCTCGCCTCCAGCAGCAAGAGAATTGCTCCACAGGGGAATGTGTCCAACTTTATTAGTTTTTTGTAATATTGGTACCGTACCTACTGGGCATGCAACCATAGGCAATGCTGACTCCGTTGTGTTAGCTGAAGATGATGATTTAAAGTGGAAACCTTTTGGGTAAGAGCTTGGTTTCTTCTGCAGCAACGAAATATACAAATGTCAAAATCAAGAAAATCCAATATAACTCATTTCTATAATACTCCCTTCATACTTTACATCTAACTTTGACCATTGATTTTACTAACAAAATGTGAGTTATATGCCTTAAAGCCATCGGATGCAAATTTGAAAGAACTTTTCGATAATATATTTTTTATAACATACATCCCACATTTTCTTGGCCGAAATTATAAGTCAAAGTTTGACACAAAAAGGAAGTGGATTTTTATATAAAAATTTGGGGATACCCCACATTTTGGGATAAAATTTGTTTGCAATAATTTCACTCAACATGTAATATAATTTTCTATGGTTCTACCATAATAAAAGAAGAAGATGGTTGAAAGCACATAATAAAAATTTATAAAGGCTAGCAAAATAGAAATAGTTTCATAAAAAAGTATGGAGGATAGATATACCTGTAGCAAATGGTTCTTTAGCAGCGGATGATGAAGAGTTGGTTGTTGATAAATGTCAACGCAATCAAAGACTTCACCAAATTTTGTCTGATTTGAAATTTTAGTTAATTGCTTCATGTTGAAAGGATTGTTCTCAAAATAAGGGAAGTAAGAACTTATTAGTTGAACATACCGAAATGGTCCTTTTGACATGTTTCTTAATGATCTCCTGAAAGTCTTCGTCTTCACTCGTTTGGTGTGTGTTCACCTTTACTCCCAGAGCTAGAGTAAGGTAAGCTACAAGAACAGTTGCTACAATTTGTGATAGTACTTTCATTGTGAAAATCAAGAATTTTCAATATATCATATGTATCTATGCACCCTCTTTTATAGACACATATGTTGTTGTTTTCATACTATCCTCAGACCCATTCCTGATATCTTTTTCTTGTGGTGATGACACATGGATATCAACATATATCTTAAAGATTTTTTTGTAGTGGGTGTATCAAAAATTTATTGTTACAATATCTTCAATAGTTGTATAGTCAATAATAATGTGTGATTTTATATATCTATGAATTCTGTTATATATATATGATCATTAGTGTCTTCCTCGTATTCTATGGGTACTCAAGATGTGTATGTGACTCATTGCATTTGAGGTGCATTCAAAAGTATCACACGTAAACACAGTAGTCTAGGTGTCAAAATTTAAAGAATTGCATATTTTGAGAATCTAAGTCAGATCCATTCTAGCCATCTTTTCTCCCGTGGTCATGACACGTCAACACGAAAATATATCTTAAAGATTTTGCATTAGTGGGTGTATCAAAATATTATTGTTTCCATATCTCCATTGGTTGTATATTTAAAATTAACATGTGAATTTATTTCATATGTGGTCATGACACATGGATATCGAAATATATCTTGAATATTTTTGTGTTAGTGATCATATAAAATATTTATTGTTTACATATCTTCATTTATTGTATAGTCAATAATAATTTGTGACTTTATTTCATTTAGTTGCATGATACATCTAGTTGCGAAATCCAATAGAGCTAAAAGTGATGCTCCTTACTTTCTTGAATCTAAGGATTCACTATATTATTATTCAAAATAAAGAATGCATTTAATATGCTAATTTATAAAAAAACATTAGTCGAAATCTGAGGCAAATTACTCTTCCAATGGCAATCCATATCGATTCAAGTATGCATACTAGTATAGTTGGTTGTTGGCTATATCATGCTTCTATGTCATCTCAAACCATCATTTAAAATGAATTATACAACTAGGTTGGCTATCACATAGTCCTTTTTAGACATTCTTTCTTTATATTTCCTCCATATTTATTATGTTTATCTTCTAGCACTTGTAGAGGTGGTCTATTTCATGAGAGCCAACTCCCctcaatttttcttctctctcctccacataccATAAGTGGCATGCAAAGGGGATATTGATTTCTAATATACGCTTGTATTCTTGTAGACCTTGTTGGGCCTCTAAGCGGAGCAGATTATAAGACAACAACAAATTCCCCTAGTGGATGCCCTAAGGTTCATCAATTTGTAAGAGATGTAGCACTAGTGCAAAATGAGGCTAAGAAGACACATCTATCACACACCCTTGAAacaaactgtgtgtgatgcaggCATCGCAGACAGTAGAAAAATAAAACCGTGTGCCTGGAAACAAAACACGTGCGGTGGCACATCCACTAGGAATGATTTTGAATGCAAATTGGTGTGATAAGGGGCACACAGTAAGGTATAACATTGTGATCAACTGTCATAACGCAAACAATTGAGAATTTCTAATCATGTGCGTTGATTGGCCAACAAATTGAATATATCAATAGTTTATGATGATTGCAAGCATCACACAAGTTGTGTAATATCTGATGGAAACTCATGTCCGGTAACTTGTGATAGCGCAAACGATTGTGCGCTGAGAATTGTGTGCTCTACATGGCACACAATTGATTTAAAGGAATTGTGTATGATACTGAGAATCGTCGCTCACGATTTTGTCATGTGGGTCAGGTGCGATGTGACTTGCTATGTCTAAAGAACAACAACCTCTAGTGTTCAAAACAACAACGTATACTTACAACATCATTGCATAATCAAACTAATCATCCATTACATAAGTAACTAAACATCCTAGTGCATACCTTCTTGCATAATTACCTAAACTATGGGCATTAAACTATGGATAGTGATGAGCTACCCATCCTCGCCGGAGGAGGAGCAGTAGTTGAGATACACTTAGTCGGAGCTCTCCATCGTTGATGCTTCCTTGAGCTCGATGGTCTTGATGTTGAAATATTCCCTAGCACCTTGCAAGATCATTTCTTCGAAGGAGGGGTCGACGTCCTTGTCAGCATAGATCAAGTCCTTGATAATCTCATAAGATCGTAATGCCTCCTTGGTGGCATCCGCGGTAGCTTTGACACGCGCGGCAGTGGCCACGATCTCTTCTATGTGTGGGGCCGCAACAACGATCTCATCCGCGTGTGTCGTCATGATGTGTAACAACCAAATCTTTCCCTAATTAAATATAGatttaattaatttaataatTAACCTAAATAATTTATTTGGCCATTTTGTTAAATGGTGTAAGTAAACCCCtttgtcggtgggaaacgacacctatggggtcactgtgatcccttctacggttggcgggcgcggggttgtgcgaagagcgggtctggcagtcagcacacaaatcgtttacccaggttcgggttgCAGAGATGCGTAAAACTCTAGTCCTGCTTGTATGTGtattgaggtgttcttgtgttcttgaactagctgccGTGGCTTTCTAGTCCAAAAGATCTGAATCCCCTCCAGTATGCCTCGGTCCTCCTTTATAGacaaaaaggggttgccacagtggcaaacatgaggtggaaaggtgtacaggggCTGACTCTATCCCCTGGCATTGTCggacaaatgcatttaatgcgctgctGACGTGCCCCTCTCGCTTTATTGGGGACGTcaaagaagctcgtcccagctgtcgtcgcctcgcctggctccgacgcgcgtccaagctgacgaggTGTTGTAACGCCAcattggctggctgctgggctggcgcggtggtggagccttcacgaagatccgcatgccaccacacaggtgcttgctgagttggtgtagaggccgcgtgctgccacgcagatgcctgctcagctggtcgagctggcaactgtatgggagcggcggtggagtcttggcggACGCGGGCACGACTGCGGCCTCACGGgagtcctcggcaagggtctcgctgcggccgtccccggcaagggtcttgccaggggtCTCGTGGACCTCCTCGACAAGGATCTCGCCAAGCGTGTCGTCTTTTGGTTTTCATCTGATCTTGTGTGtctatgatctctacaaagatctgcatgccaccacggaggtgcctcctgagccttggttccaatatggCGTGGGgaccccttgggctcaagggtggtaCGCTCTGTTGGAGTCAGGTAAGTTTCCCCGGCAAGGATCCTGCCGAGGCTATggaagccaccccggcaagagtcttgccgaggggtccacctcgccctcttgctctctttgcgtctctggtcttggcgttgctccGGCATCCCTCCCCTACCCTGCTTAGTGTCACCATGGgtgcggctctgactgcccgtgcacaagttaaggggtgcaaaaggagagcccctacttttgtacaccgacatcCTTCTCTCTTTGTGTTGTTCTGGATCAAGATTTAACCCCGAACCATCAGACACTACTTTGTTGTGGTATTTAGGAAGTACCCAAATTATTGGCAACGTTTTGCACATGCCTAGCTATAACTGATGCAAGGTTGATCAAGTATTATTAACGAACCATTTTTGAGTGTCATAAAATGGGGAACTTTTGTATAGCACTAAGTT
Coding sequences within it:
- the LOC125527100 gene encoding uncharacterized protein LOC125527100 is translated as MKVLSQIVATVLVAYLTLALGVKVNTHQTSEDEDFQEIIKKHVKRTISTKFGEVFDCVDIYQQPTLHHPLLKNHLLQKKPSSYPKGFHFKSSSSANTTESALPMVACPVGTVPILQKTNKVGHIPLWSNSLAAGGEIAGIKTEGDIYGARVTLNIYEPQVKGHGDFSSQVLTLMHGEDGPLEAIVVGSMVSQTFGDSFARFHIIWLGNNHKSCMDFHCQGFVQTVPHIGVGARISPVSTYNGKQVDLQLMLFQDPKKKHWWLFYDTKPIGYWPNLYFTKLRVKANIVEFGGLVNGPTIHQDPPQMGSGHFAAEGNGKAAYARDVKIVDSSYKVVDLNFDKSFAYSTKPPCYTVDSFDHNSDGAHVYYGGPGGCHPSVR